The following proteins come from a genomic window of Streptomyces sp. NBC_00539:
- a CDS encoding MaoC family dehydratase, producing the protein MTAQIQYADVEVGTELPAAAFPVTRATLVQYAGASGDFNPIHWNEKFAKEVGLPDVIAHGMFTMAEAIRVVTDWVGDPGAVVEYGVRFTKPVIVPNDERGALIEVTAKVAAKLDDNRVRVDLTAMSAGQKVLGMSRAVVQLG; encoded by the coding sequence ATGACCGCGCAGATCCAGTACGCCGATGTCGAGGTCGGCACCGAGCTGCCCGCGGCGGCCTTCCCCGTGACGCGCGCCACGCTCGTGCAGTACGCCGGTGCTTCGGGGGACTTCAACCCGATCCACTGGAACGAGAAGTTCGCCAAGGAGGTCGGGCTGCCGGACGTGATCGCGCACGGCATGTTCACCATGGCCGAGGCGATCCGGGTGGTGACCGACTGGGTGGGCGACCCGGGTGCGGTCGTCGAGTACGGGGTGCGGTTCACGAAGCCGGTCATCGTCCCGAACGACGAGCGGGGCGCGCTGATCGAGGTCACCGCGAAGGTCGCCGCCAAGCTGGACGACAACCGGGTCCGGGTGGACCTGACGGCCATGAGCGCGGGCCAGAAGGTCCTGGGGATGTCCCGCGCGGTGGTCCAGCTGGGGTAG
- a CDS encoding MaoC family dehydratase N-terminal domain-containing protein, translating into MALDQTFVGRSYPPTDPYEVGREKIREFAVALGDENPVYLDPEAAKAFGHPDVIAPPTFVFAITFKAAGQVVEDPQLGLDYSRVVHGDQKFVYVRPVRAGDRLSVTSTIEAVKSMAGNDIIDIRGEVHDESGEHVVTAWTKLVSRAPEEA; encoded by the coding sequence ATGGCCCTCGACCAGACCTTCGTGGGGCGGAGCTACCCGCCCACCGATCCGTACGAGGTCGGCCGGGAGAAGATCCGCGAATTCGCGGTTGCGCTCGGTGACGAAAATCCGGTGTACCTCGATCCCGAGGCCGCCAAGGCGTTCGGTCACCCGGATGTGATCGCGCCGCCGACTTTTGTGTTCGCCATCACGTTCAAGGCCGCGGGCCAGGTGGTCGAGGATCCGCAGCTCGGCCTGGACTACAGCCGCGTCGTTCACGGCGACCAGAAGTTCGTGTACGTGCGGCCGGTGCGGGCGGGTGACCGGCTGTCGGTGACGTCCACGATCGAGGCCGTGAAGTCGATGGCGGGCAACGACATCATCGACATCCGTGGTGAAGTGCACGACGAATCCGGCGAGCACGTGGTGACGGCGTGGACCAAGCTCGTGTCCCGCGCCCCTGAGGAGGCCTGA